In the Sinorhizobium arboris LMG 14919 genome, one interval contains:
- a CDS encoding invasion associated locus B family protein — protein sequence MFVRKIASALALIMAASGVAFAQSPTRIQQFNAWGAYSYQAGNGKVCYVLSVPKEKSPASVDHGDIFFLVSQRPGQNISYEPQAMMGYPLQDNSKVNVVVDGRTFVMFTKGNSAWVENAAEEPALVAAMKSGKAMSVNAKSRRGTETSYSYSLSGISAALKQIEACK from the coding sequence ATGTTTGTAAGAAAGATCGCATCTGCACTCGCACTTATAATGGCTGCATCCGGCGTGGCTTTCGCTCAATCTCCGACGCGAATCCAGCAGTTCAACGCCTGGGGCGCCTATTCTTACCAAGCTGGCAACGGTAAGGTCTGCTATGTGCTCTCGGTGCCGAAGGAAAAGAGCCCGGCCAGTGTCGATCACGGCGATATCTTCTTCCTCGTTTCGCAGCGTCCGGGGCAGAACATCAGCTATGAGCCGCAGGCGATGATGGGGTATCCGCTGCAGGACAATTCCAAGGTGAACGTTGTGGTCGACGGCCGGACCTTCGTCATGTTCACCAAGGGCAATTCCGCCTGGGTGGAAAATGCCGCCGAAGAGCCGGCGCTGGTGGCGGCGATGAAATCCGGCAAGGCCATGTCGGTCAACGCGAAATCGCGTCGCGGTACGGAAACCTCTTACTCCTACTCACTGTCCGGCATTTCGGCTGCTCTGAAGCAGATCGAGGCCTGCAAGTAA
- a CDS encoding YkvA family protein: protein MDDIKIGEILLPGEESEQERREHKVRRRFWPTFRRAARQIPFSRDLVAAYYCAVDPATPTRTRGILLAALAYFVLPIDFVPDMLAMIGFSDDIAVLTAAFAAISGQIKERHYQKADEVMRDSADK, encoded by the coding sequence ATGGACGATATCAAGATCGGTGAAATTCTCCTCCCCGGCGAGGAATCCGAACAGGAGCGCAGAGAACACAAGGTGCGCCGACGGTTCTGGCCGACTTTCCGCCGCGCGGCCCGGCAGATTCCCTTCAGCCGCGACCTCGTCGCCGCCTATTATTGCGCCGTGGACCCGGCGACGCCGACGCGCACGCGCGGCATACTGCTGGCGGCACTTGCCTATTTCGTCCTGCCGATCGATTTCGTGCCCGACATGCTCGCCATGATCGGCTTCTCCGACGATATCGCCGTTTTGACTGCCGCTTTTGCCGCAATCAGCGGCCAGATCAAGGAACGGCATTATCAGAAGGCCGACGAAGTGATGCGAGACAGCGCCGACAAGTGA
- a CDS encoding 4a-hydroxytetrahydrobiopterin dehydratase: protein MRPEKLDAAAIAEQLHKMEGWVLAEDGGSIWKAFRFKTFAEAFSFMTQCAFAAEKLNHHPEWFNVYNRVDVTLSTHDAEGLTELDFKLAAKMDQAAEGRMPDHMK, encoded by the coding sequence ATGCGGCCGGAAAAGTTGGACGCGGCGGCCATCGCCGAGCAGTTGCACAAGATGGAAGGCTGGGTCCTTGCCGAGGACGGCGGCTCGATATGGAAGGCCTTCCGGTTCAAGACTTTCGCCGAGGCCTTCTCTTTCATGACTCAATGCGCTTTCGCCGCCGAAAAGCTCAATCATCATCCGGAATGGTTCAACGTCTACAACAGGGTGGACGTGACGCTCTCGACCCACGACGCGGAAGGGCTGACCGAGCTCGATTTCAAATTGGCGGCAAAGATGGACCAGGCGGCCGAGGGCCGCATGCCCGACCATATGAAATAA
- a CDS encoding low molecular weight protein-tyrosine-phosphatase has protein sequence MKPVGILFVCLGNICRSPLAEGIMRDIAKRRSHAASISVDSAGIGGWHVGAPPDRRSIAVAKAHGIDLTGLRGRKIAAADFTAFDLILCMDKSNLRDLRLLAPAATAHKVHLFQTFAAGRDEDVPDPYYEPAEAFEALYQTLEAGCSSLLARFERSS, from the coding sequence ATGAAACCGGTCGGAATTCTTTTCGTTTGTCTCGGCAATATCTGCCGCTCGCCTTTGGCGGAGGGCATCATGCGCGACATCGCCAAGCGCCGGAGCCATGCCGCCTCGATCTCGGTCGATTCCGCCGGCATAGGCGGCTGGCATGTCGGCGCCCCGCCGGACCGGCGGTCGATCGCGGTCGCAAAGGCGCACGGCATCGACCTGACCGGCTTGCGCGGCCGCAAGATCGCCGCCGCGGATTTTACCGCTTTCGACCTCATCCTCTGTATGGACAAAAGCAATCTGCGGGATTTGCGCCTGCTGGCGCCGGCCGCGACGGCGCACAAGGTGCATCTCTTCCAGACCTTTGCCGCGGGACGGGACGAGGACGTTCCGGATCCCTATTATGAGCCGGCGGAAGCCTTCGAAGCGCTTTACCAGACGCTCGAAGCGGGATGCTCCTCGTTGCTCGCGAGGTTCGAACGCTCTTCGTGA
- the thpR gene encoding RNA 2',3'-cyclic phosphodiesterase produces MPRLFTALEIPRNAAMSLSLLRGGLPGARWIDVENYHITLRFIGDVDWRTADEIIDRLDRIERPEFQLQLSGTGAFGSKKPHSVWAGVSNTPEMFALQAEIERICQRIGLSPDPRKFTPHVTLARLRSSRVEDVVEYLSGRGNFVTAPFTVSRFVLLSSRDSVGGGPYLTEEVFPLHEERSNLASNEEHPASSVW; encoded by the coding sequence ATGCCGAGACTATTCACCGCCCTCGAAATTCCGCGCAATGCAGCAATGAGTCTTTCTCTGCTGCGCGGAGGTCTTCCCGGAGCTCGCTGGATCGATGTGGAGAACTATCACATCACGCTCCGCTTCATAGGCGACGTCGACTGGCGTACCGCCGACGAGATCATAGACAGACTTGATCGTATCGAACGGCCCGAATTCCAGCTGCAGCTGTCGGGAACCGGCGCCTTCGGCTCCAAGAAGCCGCATTCCGTCTGGGCGGGCGTCAGCAACACTCCCGAAATGTTCGCCCTGCAGGCGGAAATCGAGCGCATCTGCCAGCGTATCGGCCTGTCCCCGGATCCGCGGAAATTCACCCCGCATGTGACGCTGGCACGCCTGCGCTCCTCGCGCGTCGAGGACGTCGTCGAATATCTCTCCGGACGCGGCAATTTCGTCACCGCTCCCTTTACCGTTTCCCGTTTCGTGCTCCTGTCGTCACGCGATTCGGTCGGCGGCGGCCCGTATCTCACCGAAGAGGTCTTCCCGCTTCACGAAGAGCGTTCGAACCTCGCGAGCAACGAGGAGCATCCCGCTTCGAGCGTCTGGTAA
- a CDS encoding arylesterase encodes MALKDFLPFLFGLTMTIVLSAAARAEPVNLVGFGDSLMAGYQLPPEDAFPARLEKALKDKGIDVTIANAGVSGDTTSGGLARIDWSVPDGTDGVILELGANDALRGIPPEETRKNLEAMVVRLKQRGIAVLLAGMMAPPNMGPEYAERFNPIYPELAKAHETVFYPFFLDGIVTEARLKLEDGMHPNGDGIGVMVERFLPTAEAFVRSLQEGE; translated from the coding sequence ATGGCATTGAAAGACTTTCTGCCCTTTTTATTCGGCCTGACAATGACAATTGTGTTATCGGCGGCGGCTCGCGCCGAGCCCGTGAACCTCGTCGGCTTCGGCGACAGCCTGATGGCTGGCTATCAGCTTCCCCCAGAAGATGCCTTCCCCGCCCGCCTCGAAAAGGCGCTGAAGGACAAAGGGATCGACGTCACGATCGCCAATGCCGGCGTTTCGGGCGACACGACCTCCGGCGGCCTCGCCCGTATCGACTGGTCGGTCCCGGACGGAACCGACGGCGTCATCCTCGAACTCGGCGCCAATGACGCGCTGCGCGGCATTCCGCCGGAGGAAACGCGCAAGAACCTCGAAGCGATGGTCGTGCGGCTCAAGCAACGCGGTATTGCCGTTTTGCTCGCGGGGATGATGGCGCCGCCGAACATGGGGCCGGAATATGCCGAGCGCTTCAATCCCATCTATCCCGAGCTCGCCAAGGCGCATGAGACCGTTTTCTATCCGTTCTTCCTCGACGGCATCGTCACCGAGGCGAGACTGAAGCTCGAGGACGGAATGCACCCGAACGGCGACGGTATCGGCGTCATGGTCGAGCGTTTCCTGCCAACCGCCGAAGCCTTCGTCCGCTCACTTCAGGAAGGAGAGTGA
- a CDS encoding ABC transporter ATP-binding protein — MAKTIIELKNADLTLGEAAASVHVLKGVSLAIKAGESVGIVGPSGSGKSTLLMVMAGLEQLDRGEIIIDGTALHGLSEDAVADFRGRNIGIVFQSFHLIPNMTALENVAVPLELANVRNAFDIARKELIAVGLGERLTHYPGQLSGGEQQRVAIARALAPSPKLLIADEPTGNLDAETGRQIADLLFAEQRERGMTLVLVTHDAALAGRCDRQVRVRSGEVVSEAERLSASARQGAVSA; from the coding sequence GTGGCAAAAACCATCATCGAGTTGAAAAATGCGGATCTGACGCTGGGCGAGGCCGCGGCATCCGTGCATGTGCTGAAGGGTGTGAGCCTCGCGATCAAGGCCGGCGAATCGGTCGGCATCGTCGGCCCCTCGGGTTCGGGAAAATCGACGCTGCTCATGGTCATGGCCGGGCTGGAGCAGCTCGATCGCGGCGAAATCATCATTGACGGTACGGCCCTCCACGGCCTCAGCGAGGATGCCGTCGCAGATTTCCGGGGCCGCAATATCGGCATCGTCTTCCAATCCTTTCATCTCATCCCCAACATGACCGCGCTCGAGAACGTCGCGGTGCCGCTCGAGCTTGCGAATGTCCGCAATGCGTTCGACATCGCACGCAAGGAGCTGATCGCGGTCGGGCTCGGGGAACGCCTGACGCATTACCCCGGACAGCTTTCCGGCGGCGAGCAGCAGCGCGTGGCGATCGCCCGGGCGCTCGCACCCTCTCCGAAGCTCCTGATCGCCGACGAGCCGACGGGCAATCTCGACGCCGAAACCGGGCGGCAGATCGCCGACCTCCTCTTCGCCGAACAGCGCGAGCGCGGCATGACTCTGGTTCTCGTCACGCATGATGCGGCGCTCGCCGGGCGCTGCGACAGGCAGGTGCGCGTCCGCTCGGGTGAAGTCGTCTCCGAGGCGGAAAGGCTTTCGGCGTCGGCCCGGCAGGGAGCCGTGTCCGCATGA